A single genomic interval of Lathyrus oleraceus cultivar Zhongwan6 chromosome 7, CAAS_Psat_ZW6_1.0, whole genome shotgun sequence harbors:
- the LOC127101502 gene encoding phosphatidylglycerophosphate phosphatase PTPMT2, whose translation MKIEELDDAECSRVEDESLERQIVRVDAKRALVGAGARILFYPTLLYNVLRNKMEAEFRWWDQIDEFLLLGAVPFPKDVPHLKNLGVGGVITLNEPYETLVPSSLYRAHGIDHLVIPTRDYLFAPSFVDINRAVQFIHNNATCGKTTYVHCKAGRGRSTTIVLCYLVEYKHMTPAAALEYVRSRRPRVLLAPSQWKAVQSYNNQRHSPLPHSPSGDTVLITKDDLEGYHSTSDTSMELAIVPKVPKAKPMIARLSCLFASLKVSGSSVPMTRRLPVSESRAC comes from the exons ATGAAGATCGAGGAATTGGATGATGCTGAGTGTAGTAGGGTAGAAGACGAGAGCTTGGAGAGACAAATTGTTAGGGTTGATGCGAAGAGAGCGTTGGTAGGAGCAGGTGCACGGATTCTGTTTTATCCTACACTTTTGTATAACGTGCTTCGTAATAAAATGGAAGCTGAGTTCAGATGGTGGGATCAAATTGATGAG TTTTTGTTGCTGGGTGCAGTACCGTTTCCTAAAGATGTTCCTCATTTGAAGAACCTCGGTGTTGGCGGTGTAATTACATTGAATGAACCATATGAAACTTTGGTACCATCGTCATTGTATCGT GCTCACGGGATCGATCATTTGGTAATTCCCACGAGAGATTATCTCTTTGCTCCCTCATTTGTGGATATCAACCGGGCTGTGCAGTTCATTCATA ATAATGCTACATGTGGTAAAACAACTTATGTTCACTGTAAAGCTGGGCGTGGGAGGAGTACAACAATTGTGCTTTGTTATTTG GTTGAATACAAGCACATGACTCCGGCTGCTGCCCTGGAGTATGTGCGGTCTCGAAGACCTAGAGTGCTACTAGCACCATCACAGTGGAAG GCTGTTCAAAGTTATAACAATCAAAGACATTCTCCTTTACCACACTCTCCTTCTGGAGACACAGTTCTCATAACCAAAGATGATCTTGAAGGCTATCATAGCACATCTGATACAAGTATGGAGCTGGCAATCGTTCCTAAAGTGCCAAAGGCTAAGCCCATGATAGCACGACTATCTTGCCTATTTGCATCCTTAAAAGTATCCGGTAGTAGCGTCCCAATGACAAGGCGGCTTCCAGTTTCAGAGTCGCGGGCTTGCTAA